The window ATCGCATCTCTCGAAGCTTTTTGAAGTGATGCCAGGGGATCTGATTTATACCGGCACCCCCGATGGTGTCGGCCCTGTCACGACCGGCGATGTGATGACCGGCGGCATCGACGGTATAGGCGAGATTGAAATCACCGTCGTTTGACCGGAAATTTCCGAAAAGGAACCCCAGGCAAACCGGGCCTCCCACATAGTTGATTTGATGGTTCGGTTAACAATTGTTATTGGAACGTCTGCTTATAGGGGGAAAGCGGACGTTGTTTCGAGCAGGTGTTTAGGACTGCTCCTGACCCCACTCAGGCATTCGGGAGCCACCATATTTTCCGGCAGCGGGTTTCCCATGCCTTTCAGTAGCCTTCAGCGTTTCACAAGAACCGAACATTTGGCATGGCGAACGATGCGTGACGCTGTAGAGCCGAGCAGATAGTTGTATAAACCAGGCCGATGCGAAGCGATGATTATCAGGTCAGCTCCAATTTCTTCTGCCTTGGCAAGGATAGACGGCGCAATGCTTCCCGAAACCACAGCAACATCCGCCGTCATCCCGGCTGTTTCTGCCATGTCTTCCAGGGTAATGCGAGCATTCTGCACTGTCTTGTCAAGAATTCCGCTGGGAAGTCCCGCCGTTATAAATGATGGTACTTCTCCTATTACGTTAATCAGCGTGATCCGTGCCTCCTTATCACCTTGAGTTTTAGCAACTTCCATAATCGCCTTGCCGTTTTCGATATATGAAAGATCAATCGGAACCAAAATGGTCTGGAACATGATTATCTCCTCTCTATCGATGTCACTTGACGGTGATGCAGGTGCATTCCGCCAACTGCGAGACCTTGTGTGATACGCTGCCCATCAGCAACCCCTTGAGGTCGCTTAAACCCCGGCTGCCAAGGATTATAAGGTCGGCGTTCTTGTCTTTGGCGGTTGCCAGGATGTTGGTTGCCGGATCGCCTTCCTCGAACAACGTCTCAAGGTTTTCTATACCTCTCGACTTAGCCCTGGCACGGGCTTCACTCATCAGCCTTTCGCAAACGGCCTGGCGCATCTTGCTCTCCGCATTACTGTATTGCTTGACGAGCATGCCAGCGACGACACGTGGATCGCCCCGGACATCCATCAACGATGAAGCATCAAGCTTGCTGAATTCTTCGACATGATATTCGGTGACGGCAAAATGGCGTTCCTCGTCATTAAGCGGTTGCTCGCTTAGGACGTTTAGGGCAATTAGCCGAGCACTATATTTTTCTGCCAGATCGG of the Rhodospirillaceae bacterium genome contains:
- a CDS encoding universal stress protein, with amino-acid sequence MFQTILVPIDLSYIENGKAIMEVAKTQGDKEARITLINVIGEVPSFITAGLPSGILDKTVQNARITLEDMAETAGMTADVAVVSGSIAPSILAKAEEIGADLIIIASHRPGLYNYLLGSTASRIVRHAKCSVLVKR
- a CDS encoding universal stress protein, translating into MPSQMQVKTIVVALDGSDHAYKALDFAADLAEKYSARLIALNVLSEQPLNDEERHFAVTEYHVEEFSKLDASSLMDVRGDPRVVAGMLVKQYSNAESKMRQAVCERLMSEARARAKSRGIENLETLFEEGDPATNILATAKDKNADLIILGSRGLSDLKGLLMGSVSHKVSQLAECTCITVK